A stretch of DNA from Pontiella agarivorans:
CAAGCCCAGTCCGAAAAATCTGAAGAAATATTTCAGAAAAGAAAAATAGGCTAAACCATCTGCCTGATGCGGCGTTGTCGGGCTGGAATAGAAGCTGATTGCGCCCGCTGACTTCTATTTCTTTTGGCTGATTGTGGAATGTGCTGTCCGGCGTATTCTGTTTCCCGGCTGAAAAATTTTATACGGAGGTGGATATGAACTGGACGAGACGGGAAGGACTGTTTTCCGGGGCGGCACTTACTGCGGGATCACTGATTCCCGGACGGGTGCTGGGTGCAAATGAAAAGCTGAATTGCGGCATCATCGGTGCCGGTGGCATGGGCCGGATGTGTGTCGGTGCCTGCGGGAATCAGAATATTGTGGCGTTTGCGGACGTGGATTCGGTACGGGCTGCTCCCTCGTATGAAAAACATCCGACAGTCCCGGTGTATACCGATTTTCGAAAAATGCTAGATAAGCATTACAAAGAGCTGGATGTGGTGCTGGTATCTACTCCGGATCATACGCATTTCGCGGCAACATTGGCGGCGATGGAACGCGGGCTGCATGTCTTCACTCAAAAACCGTTGACCCACGATATCTGGCAGGCGCGGACGCTGCAGAAAGCCGCACATAAATATGCGGTGAAAAATATTATGGGTAACCAGGGCCGCTGCTTTGACGGGATCCGTCAGATCAAAGAGTGGATTGATGCCGGACTGCTGGGGGATGTGGTTGAAGTGGAGGCCTGGACGGTGCGTCCGTATCCCGGCTGGGGAACCCCGACCGGGCCTTTTCCGCGTCCGCAACAGCCGGTTCCGGAAACGCTGGATTGGGATAACTGGCAGGGGCCGGTTCCTCATCGGGATTATAACGAATGCTATCTGCCGAATAAATGGCGTGCGTGGTGGGATTACGGAAATTCAGCGATGGGCGATATCGGTTGTCATCTGCTGGATTCCGTTTACTGGGCCTGCGATTTGACGGGACCGGTTTCGGTCAAGGCTGAGGCGAAGGTTTTTCATGATCAGGTTACGGGTCCGAAAGGTATTGTGCAGTTCAACTATCCGGCCCGCGGAAAACATGTGCCTCTGACGGTTAAGTGGTATGAAGGCGGTCTGAAACCCGAAAGACCGGAAGATTTTGATTACGGCTTGGAGCTTCCGAATGAAGGTATTCTGATTAAAGGGACCAAGCGCACGATCTATCATCCCGGTATCCGTGCGGAAAATCCGGTGATTCTGATGAGCCGGAAAGACTGGTACAGCTTCCGGAAAACCGAACTGCCGGAACCTACGATTCCGCGCCTGAAATCCAAGAGTCCGGTGACCGAGCTGTTCAATGCGATTAAAGGCGGGCCGAAGGTTGGTTCCGACTTTGACTATGCTGTGCCACTGACGGAGCTGTGCTGTCTGGGCGGCATTGCCCGCCGTACCGGAAAACAATGTGACTGGGATCCTGAAAGCATGACGTTCAGGGATGCTTCGCTCAATCGTTACGTCAAACAACCGGTTCGAAGAGGCTGGGATGCTGGTGTGGATCTTTGGACGTGATCGCTGAAGAGGCATCTGACTTGTTTCGGTGTGCGGGAAAGCAGGCGGAACAGCTATTCTACTTTTATACAAAAGGATTTGGTTATGAATAACCGATCAAGAATTCAATTAATGAGTCTTTTTGCGGCAACCGTCGCAGTATGTGCCGAAAAACCTATGCTTCCGAGTGGCTGGCGTATGCATGATAATGAACGGCCGCAACCGGAAAAAGTGACTGCGGGAAAGACCGATTCCGATGCTCCATCGGATGCCATTATTCTGTTTGATGGAACGTCGATGAATGCCTGGGAGTCAAAGGATGGCGGTCCGGTAAAATGGACGCTTGAGAAGGGGTATATGGAAGTGGTTCCGAGGGCGGGGCATATTGTAACCAAACAGGCCTTTGGTGATATTCAGCTTCATCTGGAATGGATGACTCCCCCGAAAAACGGAGCGAAACCGCACGGGCTGGGAAACAGCGGCGTTTTCCTGATGGACCGGTATGAAATCCAGATTCACGATTCGTGGGAAAATCCGGTTTATCCCGATGGAATGGCTGGCGCGGTGTATGGTCAGTTTCCGGCTTTGGTGAACGCCTCGAAGGCTCCTGGCGAATGGCAGAGCTTTGATATCGTTTTTAAAGCCCCGGTCTTTAAAGAAGACAAATTGGTGTCGCCGGCCAAAGTGACGGTATTTCAAAACGGCGTGCTGATTCAGAATCACACAGAGCCTTACGGCCCGAACGCTTTTACGAAACCGCCATCCTATAAACCGCATGCCGAAAAAATGCCGCTTCGCCTGCAGGATCATGGACAGAAGGTCCGCTTTCGGAATATCTGGGTGAGAGAGCTGTAAACCCACGTCTGTGTCTTTTTATGCACCGGACTGCGGATATTAAAACGCCGTGCGAAAAACGTATTGCGTTAAAGATGAATGAGTAGTTGTTGCTTAATTTTATGGAGAGAAATATGAAATTGAAACCCATGGTAATCAGTTTGATTTTTATGTTCGGTACGGGGTCACTTTTTGCGCAGAAGCCTTACTCGCATGATCCCTTGACCACGGAAGAGTTGCGGGTGCGGGACGGTCTGCCGAATTTTTTTCAGAAACTCAAAGCCGGAGAGAAAGTAAAGGTCGGCTATATCGGCGGCAGTATTACGAACGGCGGAATGTGGAGAAACAAACTGCTGGACTGGCTGAAAAGTGAATACCCGAATGCTGAGATCAGTCAGGTCAATGCGGCAATGGGGGGAACCGGACCGGATTTCGGGGCGTGTCGTATCGGGGAGCATCTGCTGGTCCATCATCCGGATATTGTGTTTATCGAGTATCGGGTAAACAACGGCGGAGCGTATCAGGGCCGTGCCCTTGAAGGATTGATTCCCCAGATCTGGAGAATGGATCCGAATACCGATATTTGTATCGTATACACCATCGCCAGAGGAATGATTCCGGATATTCAGCAGGGCAAGCAAAGCAACGCCGGAAAATCCATGGAACCGGTTGCCAATCATTATGGAATTACCTCCATCGAGTTCGGCCTCGAAGTGGTAAAACAGATGAACGAAGGCCGGCTGATCTTTCAGGGTAAAAAGCCGAAGGATGGGAAAATCCTGTTCTCCAAAGACGGCACGCATCCGATTGAGGCGGGACATGACATCTATCGTGATGTACTCGTCCGGTCTCTGAAAAAGATCGAAAGCCACGGCACGCCCGGGCCCCATATTATTCCGCCGCCGTTAAAGGAGAAAACGTTTTCAAATGCGTGCATGCTGCCGATAACAGCTGCTGAATTCAGCGGAGCGTGGAAGCCGGTGGACCTGAGTGAGTACGTTGATATCCATGCGGATCTGACCGATAAGAACGATGGTGTGAGGCCTCAGTTTGGAGCCGCGGTTGAAACCGATCGGATCGGGGATTCGTTCACTTTGAACTGGAACGGGTTCATGCTGGGCTTCACGGGTGTGCTGGATGCAAAGGGGTCGGTGTTGCTGGAAGTGACCACCGATAACGGCAAGCCGCAAATCGTTGATCTGGCATCCCGATCAGGTAAACAGCAGTCTAAATATATCTTCACCAAAGAAATTGAATCCGGTTCGCATGTCACAACGGTAAAAGTCATCCAGTTGGGGGAAGGGAAGTTCTGCCGGCTCGGCCAGTTTCTGATTGTTGCTGATTAAATCACGACCGCCTGTTCATGGAGCATGTGATGAAAAAATCATTTCCGAAAATCGTACTCATGGCATCGGCTGAAAAACTGTGGAGCGAATGGAAATGATGCGGAGCGTTGCCGGTAAAATGATTCCTTTGCTGAGGATCTTCTTTTTTGGGGCTTTATCGGTTGCAGCACAGGTGCATAAACCCAATGTGCTACTGCTCTGTGTGGATGATTTGCGTATGGATGGGGATTCCATCGGCATGAGCTTTGCGATTACGCCGAATATGGATCGGCTGGCTGCGCAGGGCCGGACATTTAATCGTCATTTCGCTAATGCGCCCACTTGCGGGGCATCTCGCTATACCATGCTGACGGGGCGGTACGGCGCGACAGGAAATCATGCGCTATGGGCGCGGTCGAAGAAAATGGCTAAGGGCGATGAAGTGGTACCGCCGAGTATGCCGGAATGGTTTCGGATAAATGGATATACAGCGGTATCGATTGGCAAAGTATCGCATACCCCCGGCGGGCTGGGCGGTAAGGAATTTAATGATCCGAATATAATCGAAATGCCCCGAGCCTGGGATGAGGTGATAATGCCGGTTGGCCCATGGCTGACCCCCAAGGGCGCAATGCATGGATTGGCTCATGGGGCGACGCATAAATTGGTTAAAGGATCATTGCATGTCTTTGAAGCAGTGGAAGGACCGGATGATATCTATCACGATGGCCTCATTACCGATGATGCGCTGCAGAAGCTGGATGACTTGGCATC
This window harbors:
- a CDS encoding Gfo/Idh/MocA family protein produces the protein MNWTRREGLFSGAALTAGSLIPGRVLGANEKLNCGIIGAGGMGRMCVGACGNQNIVAFADVDSVRAAPSYEKHPTVPVYTDFRKMLDKHYKELDVVLVSTPDHTHFAATLAAMERGLHVFTQKPLTHDIWQARTLQKAAHKYAVKNIMGNQGRCFDGIRQIKEWIDAGLLGDVVEVEAWTVRPYPGWGTPTGPFPRPQQPVPETLDWDNWQGPVPHRDYNECYLPNKWRAWWDYGNSAMGDIGCHLLDSVYWACDLTGPVSVKAEAKVFHDQVTGPKGIVQFNYPARGKHVPLTVKWYEGGLKPERPEDFDYGLELPNEGILIKGTKRTIYHPGIRAENPVILMSRKDWYSFRKTELPEPTIPRLKSKSPVTELFNAIKGGPKVGSDFDYAVPLTELCCLGGIARRTGKQCDWDPESMTFRDASLNRYVKQPVRRGWDAGVDLWT
- a CDS encoding SGNH/GDSL hydrolase family protein yields the protein MKLKPMVISLIFMFGTGSLFAQKPYSHDPLTTEELRVRDGLPNFFQKLKAGEKVKVGYIGGSITNGGMWRNKLLDWLKSEYPNAEISQVNAAMGGTGPDFGACRIGEHLLVHHPDIVFIEYRVNNGGAYQGRALEGLIPQIWRMDPNTDICIVYTIARGMIPDIQQGKQSNAGKSMEPVANHYGITSIEFGLEVVKQMNEGRLIFQGKKPKDGKILFSKDGTHPIEAGHDIYRDVLVRSLKKIESHGTPGPHIIPPPLKEKTFSNACMLPITAAEFSGAWKPVDLSEYVDIHADLTDKNDGVRPQFGAAVETDRIGDSFTLNWNGFMLGFTGVLDAKGSVLLEVTTDNGKPQIVDLASRSGKQQSKYIFTKEIESGSHVTTVKVIQLGEGKFCRLGQFLIVAD
- a CDS encoding 3-keto-disaccharide hydrolase, translated to MNNRSRIQLMSLFAATVAVCAEKPMLPSGWRMHDNERPQPEKVTAGKTDSDAPSDAIILFDGTSMNAWESKDGGPVKWTLEKGYMEVVPRAGHIVTKQAFGDIQLHLEWMTPPKNGAKPHGLGNSGVFLMDRYEIQIHDSWENPVYPDGMAGAVYGQFPALVNASKAPGEWQSFDIVFKAPVFKEDKLVSPAKVTVFQNGVLIQNHTEPYGPNAFTKPPSYKPHAEKMPLRLQDHGQKVRFRNIWVREL